The Nitrososphaerota archaeon genome has a segment encoding these proteins:
- the lipB gene encoding lipoyl(octanoyl) transferase LipB, with protein sequence MQGLKISLLDLGFRDYGEVLKIQRSLVEQRKESKVSDTLILVEHPDVITLGRRGTMENVISKEFPIYLVERGGDATYHGQGQLVGYPIISLEKAKIDVVTLVRKLEEVLIRTSSGFGIKATRAEKKPGVWVKSKKLASIGIAVQHWVSFHGFALNINTDLNKFYTIKPCGMESSTMTSMQKILGKKVSFDDVKKSVVENFKFVFEAEIEESITLTSQL encoded by the coding sequence GTGCAGGGCTTGAAGATTTCGCTGCTGGATTTAGGATTCAGAGACTACGGCGAAGTTTTGAAGATACAGCGTAGCCTAGTAGAGCAGAGGAAGGAATCTAAAGTCTCCGACACTTTAATTCTTGTTGAGCATCCAGATGTAATTACGCTTGGAAGAAGAGGAACGATGGAAAATGTAATCTCAAAGGAATTCCCTATCTATTTAGTAGAAAGAGGAGGGGACGCAACCTATCATGGCCAGGGACAACTGGTAGGATACCCAATAATCAGCTTGGAGAAGGCAAAGATAGACGTTGTTACTCTCGTCAGAAAGTTAGAGGAAGTTCTGATAAGAACTTCATCAGGTTTCGGTATAAAGGCTACAAGGGCAGAGAAAAAACCCGGAGTATGGGTGAAAAGCAAGAAACTTGCTTCCATAGGAATCGCAGTTCAGCATTGGGTAAGCTTTCACGGATTTGCCCTTAACATAAATACTGACCTGAATAAATTCTACACGATAAAACCCTGCGGAATGGAATCATCGACAATGACATCGATGCAGAAGATTCTTGGCAAGAAAGTTTCATTTGATGACGTTAAGAAAAGCGTTGTAGAGAATTTCAAATTCGTCTTTGAAGCTGAAATTGAAGAATCTATAACTTTAACATCCCAGCTATAG